One window of the Salvia miltiorrhiza cultivar Shanhuang (shh) chromosome 6, IMPLAD_Smil_shh, whole genome shotgun sequence genome contains the following:
- the LOC130988121 gene encoding uncharacterized protein LOC130988121, with protein sequence MSRRSGAWLRCCLVIFAVVSALCVSGPALYFKFKKGLKLKGLSDSCPPCTCNCAPPRSLFQIVPGLANLSISDCGKDDPDLKEEMEKQFVDLLSEELKLEETVGVEHSHHMNITLGEAKRLATLFQHEADKCIAATETCEGARERAVVLLSKEKKLTSLWERRARQAGWEGE encoded by the exons atgagtagGAGATCGGGGGCTTGGTTGAGGTGTTGCTTGGTGATTTTTGCGGTGGTTTCAGCTCTCTGCGTATCTGGGCCGGCTTTGTATTTCAAGTTTAAGAAAGGGTTGAAATTGAAAGGGCTTTCTGATTCTTGCCCACCGTGCACCTGCAATTGTGCTCCTCCTCGGTCCCTTTTCCAGATTGTTCCTG GCCTGGCTAATCTCTCTATTTCTG ATTGTGGGAAAGATGACCCTGACCTCAAGGAAGAGATGGAGAAGCAGTTTGTAGATTTACTATCGGAAGAGCTGAAGTTGGAAGAAACTGTTGGTGTAGAACACTCCCATCATATGAACATCACATTAGGAGAAGCAAAAAGGTTGGCTACTCTATTCCAGCATGAAGCCGATAAATGCATAGCAGCCACAGAAACTTGCGAGGGAGCCAGGGAACGAGCGGTGGTGCTGCTCTCTAAGGAGAAGAAGTTAACTTCACTATGGGAGCGAAGAGCTCGTCAAGCTGGTTGGGAAGGCGAGTAG
- the LOC130988119 gene encoding uncharacterized protein LOC130988119, translated as MASFSSSCLLLLVVFVFVFDIAIGITASIPSYFPGGAALHSSLKKSGKKIPYETHYFPQNLDHFTFQPRSYKIFNQKYLINRKHWQKGAPIFVYTGNEGDIDWFASNTGFLLDIAPKFHALVVFIEHRFYGESLPFGKHSYKSAKTLGYLNSQQALADYALLITSLKHNLSSDASPVVVVGGSYGGMLAAWFRLKYPHIAMAALASSAPILQFDDITPWSSFYDAVSQDFKDASLNCYQVIKASWAELEAIAAYKQGLVELSRSFRACKKVNSIYSARDWLWEAFVYVAMVNYPTEANFMKPLPAYPVKEMCKIIDGSPPGTTKLSRVFAAASLYYNYSRGEKCFAIENQADEHGLHGWNWQACTEMVMPMVVTKESMFPPFSFSYEEYADECMKSYGVRPRPHWITTQFGGTNIEQVLKRFGSNIIFSNGLQDPWSRGGVLKNISTSIVALVADNGAHHTDLRGAVEEDPEWLIQQRKQEVEILHNWISQYYLDMKHST; from the exons atggcttccttttcttcttcttgtttgCTGCTGCTggttgtgtttgtgtttgtgtttgatATAGCTATAGGTATAACAGCATCAATTCCGAGTTATTTTCCCGGTGGAGCTGCTCTCCACTCCTCCCTGAAGAAAAGTGGGAAGAAGATACCATATGAAACCCATTATTTCCCTCAGAATTTAGACCATTTCACATTCCAGCCTAGAAGCTACAAAATCTTCAACCAGAAATATCTCATCAACAGGAAGCACTGGCAAAAGGGAGCCCCCATTTTCGTGTACACAGGAAATGAAGGAGATATTGATTGGTTTGCTTCCAACACTGGCTTCTTGCTTGATATTGCTCCCAAATTTCACGCTCTTGTTGTTTTCATTGAG CATAGGTTCTACGGAGAATCGCTGCCATTTGGGAAGCACTCATACAAGTCGGCAAAGACATTGGGATACTTAAATTCACAGCAGGCACTCGCTGATTATGCTCTTCTCATAACGAGTTTGAAGCACAACTTGTCCTCTGATGCATCCCCTGTTGTGGTCGTTGGAGGCTCTTATGGAGGAA TGCTTGCTGCTTGGTTTAGACTGAAATATCCCCATATTGCTATGGCTGCATTGGCATCTTCAGCCCCAATCTTGCAGTTCGATGACATTACTCCGTGGTCTAGCTTTTATGATGCAGTTTCCCAGGATTTCAAG GATGCCAGCTTAAACTGTTATCAAGTAATAAAGGCTAGTTGGGCAGAGTTGGAAGCCATTGCAGCATACAAACAAGGTCTAGTGGAGCTCAGCCGCAGTTTCAGAGCTTGCAA AAAAGTTAACTCGATTTACTCTGCACGAGATTGGCTGTGGGAAGCCTTTGTTTATGTAGCAATGGTGAATTATCCTACAGAAGCTAATTTCATGAAGCCATTGCCTGCCTACCCTGTAAAAGAG ATGTGTAAGATTATCGATGGATCCCCACCAGGAACCACAAAGCTCAGCAGAGTTTTTGCAGCTGCGAGCTTATACTACAATTACTCTCGTGGTGAAAAGTGCTTCGCCATAGAAAATCAAGCCGATGAACATGGCCTTCATGGTTGGAACTGGCAG GCATGCACGGAGATGGTGATGCCGATGGTGGTGACGAAGGAGAGCATGTTTCCTCCATTCTCATTCAGCTACGAAGAGTATGCAGATGAGTGCATGAAGAGCTATGGAGTAAGGCCTCGGCCGCACTGGATCACCACTCAATTCGGCGGCACA AACATCGAGCAAGTTTTGAAGAGATTTGGCAGCAATATCATATTCTCCAACGGACTACAGGATCCATGGAGCAGAGGCGG CGTGTTGAAAAACATATCTACGAGCATCGTGGCCCTGGTGGCTGATAATG GAGCACACCACACAGATTTGCGTGGTGCAGTGGAAGAAGATCCGGAGTGGCTAATCCAACAGAGAAAGCAAGAAGTTGAGATATTGCATAACTGGATATCTCAATACTATCTAGACATGAAGCATTCAACCTAG
- the LOC130988120 gene encoding VAMP-like protein YKT61 isoform X2 — protein MVKITALMVVKDSPQGSDPVILATATDLGNFGFFQRPSVKEFIVFVGRTVAKRTPPGQRQSVQHEEYKVHSYNRDGLCALGFMDDHYPVRSAFSLLNQDPAEADKLLKIQRELDETKIILHKTIESVLERGEKLDSLVDKSSDLSAASQMFYKQAKRSNQCCTVL, from the exons ATGGTGAAAATCACGGCGTTGATGGTGGTGAAAGACAGCCCGCAGGGCTCCGATCCCGTCATTTTGGCCACCGCAACGGATCTCGGCAATTTCGGGTTTTTTCAGCGCCCCAGCGTTAAGGAATTTATTGTCTTCGTCGGTCGGACCGTTGCTAAACGGACCCCGCCCGGCCAGCGCCAATCCGTCCAGCATGAAG AATACAAAGTTCATTCATACAACCGCGACGGATTATGTGCATTGGGATTTATGGATGATCACTACCCTGTTCGGAGCGCCTTTTCATTGCTCAACCAG GACCCTGCTGAGGCAGACAAGCTGTTAAAGATTCAGAGAGAGTTGGATGAAACAAAAATTATTCTT CACAAGACTATCGAGAGTGTACTAGAACGAGGTGAGAAGCTAGATAGCTTGGTTGATAAGAGTTCAGATCTTAGTGCAGCCTCCCAG ATGTTTTACAAGCAGGCGAAGAGATCCAATCAATGTTGTACGGTCTTGTGA
- the LOC130988120 gene encoding VAMP-like protein YKT61 isoform X1, which translates to MVKITALMVVKDSPQGSDPVILATATDLGNFGFFQRPSVKEFIVFVGRTVAKRTPPGQRQSVQHEEYKVHSYNRDGLCALGFMDDHYPVRSAFSLLNQVLDEYQKNFGDSWKTQQADNAQQWPYLSEALTKFQDPAEADKLLKIQRELDETKIILHKTIESVLERGEKLDSLVDKSSDLSAASQMFYKQAKRSNQCCTVL; encoded by the exons ATGGTGAAAATCACGGCGTTGATGGTGGTGAAAGACAGCCCGCAGGGCTCCGATCCCGTCATTTTGGCCACCGCAACGGATCTCGGCAATTTCGGGTTTTTTCAGCGCCCCAGCGTTAAGGAATTTATTGTCTTCGTCGGTCGGACCGTTGCTAAACGGACCCCGCCCGGCCAGCGCCAATCCGTCCAGCATGAAG AATACAAAGTTCATTCATACAACCGCGACGGATTATGTGCATTGGGATTTATGGATGATCACTACCCTGTTCGGAGCGCCTTTTCATTGCTCAACCAG GTCTTAGACGAATACCAGAAAAACTTTGGTGATTCATGGAAAACTCAGCAAGCTGATAATGCTCAACAGTGGCCCTACCTGAGTGAGGCACTGACCAAATTTCAG GACCCTGCTGAGGCAGACAAGCTGTTAAAGATTCAGAGAGAGTTGGATGAAACAAAAATTATTCTT CACAAGACTATCGAGAGTGTACTAGAACGAGGTGAGAAGCTAGATAGCTTGGTTGATAAGAGTTCAGATCTTAGTGCAGCCTCCCAG ATGTTTTACAAGCAGGCGAAGAGATCCAATCAATGTTGTACGGTCTTGTGA